The Halalkalibacter krulwichiae genome has a segment encoding these proteins:
- a CDS encoding competence type IV pilus major pilin ComGC gives MRKFIQKRLKNQKGLTLIELLVVIVILGIIAAIVVPMVMGNRDSAEANANAQVNKVVQDASERYYAMTGSYAANAAALVAADYLREAPKCADNSTPAFTIDNDTGSITEVCEPNSLPSPSTD, from the coding sequence ATGAGAAAGTTTATTCAAAAGCGTTTAAAGAATCAAAAAGGTTTAACGTTGATTGAGTTATTGGTGGTAATTGTTATTTTGGGGATTATTGCGGCGATTGTTGTACCCATGGTTATGGGGAATAGAGACAGTGCTGAAGCAAATGCGAATGCTCAGGTAAATAAGGTTGTTCAGGATGCATCTGAAAGGTATTATGCAATGACAGGAAGCTATGCTGCCAACGCAGCTGCTTTAGTAGCTGCCGATTACCTAAGAGAAGCTCCTAAGTGTGCGGATAACTCAACTCCGGCTTTTACCATAGATAATGATACGGGATCAATTACTGAGGTCTGTGAACCAAATTCCCTACCTTCCCCATCTACTGATTAA
- a CDS encoding bifunctional folylpolyglutamate synthase/dihydrofolate synthase: MKNRADVINWIEGLLSFGIKPGLERMNWMLDRLDRPDQMLKAIHIGGTNGKGSTVSFLRHTLVEAGYSVGTFTSPSMECFEDRISLNGTPINEEALLTCAKRIQPLVEQLSKTEYGSPTEFEVLTTIAFDYFGTIAKPDIVLVEVGLGGRLDSTNVITPILSIITSIGFDHMQILGESLKEIASEKAGIIKEHVPIVSGVSQEDAKRVIQAVSNQNKSPLYVLGKHFDEEVVAVNEERQVFTYTQIGREPLDVTIQMSGPHQRQNAAIAIQALELLRTNNQLVIDDTHIQKGLLLTTWPGRFEVLQESPTVIVDGAHNKEGMQALAETLKLHYPNKNVRFLIAATKEKDMNSLLQPFLDFQASFTFTTFDFDRAAKAESLSTQAPVQTKRYHENWTQALHEEIEQTKMDEVLIICGSLYFIARVREKWKNLISVM, from the coding sequence ATGAAAAATAGAGCAGATGTGATTAACTGGATTGAAGGGTTACTTTCATTTGGCATAAAGCCCGGACTTGAACGGATGAATTGGATGCTTGATCGATTAGACCGTCCTGATCAAATGCTTAAAGCGATTCATATTGGAGGAACGAATGGAAAAGGTTCAACAGTTAGCTTTTTACGTCACACATTAGTGGAGGCGGGCTACTCGGTTGGTACATTTACATCTCCTTCAATGGAATGTTTTGAAGATCGAATTTCATTAAACGGCACACCCATTAATGAGGAAGCTCTTCTTACATGTGCCAAGCGCATTCAACCATTAGTAGAACAATTAAGCAAAACGGAATATGGCAGTCCAACAGAATTTGAAGTCCTGACAACGATCGCTTTTGACTACTTCGGAACGATCGCCAAGCCAGATATTGTTTTAGTAGAAGTAGGCTTAGGCGGCCGCTTAGATTCGACAAATGTGATTACGCCGATTCTATCGATTATTACGTCTATTGGTTTTGATCATATGCAAATCTTAGGAGAATCGCTAAAAGAAATTGCTTCAGAAAAAGCAGGCATTATTAAAGAACACGTACCCATTGTATCCGGTGTGTCGCAAGAAGATGCGAAAAGAGTGATCCAAGCTGTCTCAAATCAAAACAAATCTCCTCTTTATGTGTTAGGAAAACATTTTGATGAAGAGGTTGTCGCTGTTAATGAAGAGAGACAAGTTTTTACTTATACTCAAATAGGAAGAGAGCCTTTGGATGTCACAATTCAAATGTCTGGACCTCATCAACGTCAAAATGCTGCTATTGCCATACAAGCACTAGAATTATTAAGAACGAATAATCAGTTGGTTATTGATGATACACACATTCAAAAAGGACTCCTTTTGACAACATGGCCAGGGCGTTTTGAAGTGTTACAAGAAAGCCCGACGGTTATAGTGGATGGTGCACATAACAAAGAAGGAATGCAAGCATTGGCTGAAACATTAAAACTACACTATCCGAATAAAAATGTTCGCTTTTTAATAGCTGCAACGAAAGAAAAAGACATGAACAGCTTACTACAGCCATTTTTAGATTTTCAAGCAAGCTTTACGTTTACAACTTTTGACTTTGATCGAGCAGCAAAGGCAGAAAGCTTATCGACACAAGCTCCTGTTCAAACGAAACGTTATCACGAGAACTGGACGCAAGCTTTGCATGAAGAAATCGAACAAACCAAAATGGATGAAGTATTAATCATTTGTGGTTCTTTATATTTTATCGCTAGAGTAAGAGAAAAATGGAAAAATTTGATCTCTGTCATGTAG
- a CDS encoding carboxypeptidase-like regulatory domain-containing protein — translation MRIKIKHLLIVVVALSMSFLTIQALVIPIWKEKQVEAAFQAGDPEAFEMMKALIDQSWTISRKLTLIERYILEPELGQRYDVYVTPTSSSWSDRGFSRGFKTEDVQSYIDEYIERGSADRIYFDYAQALKAKTIATEKSKEEAIAYIEEQKQVILSKREFVDEELLLLQPEYLRQLGKKEEALEFLEAYRAQEEKRLQHAFVYVPSEKWIVLKVKLLLEENLLSEALSAIKEWEQQRKKAATMEEDWYADESERVSQLKKQLQQMKGDIEFRTVTGYVKKEDGTPVVGAAVVMRDEEESYRSISPIGEENETKTDEQGKFTLTVLPGDYQIGIRLFFEQIDGYSWPVDQEEILRVTDQDIQYDIELRRLMNVTSPVNSEVIEGETITFQWEETDAAYYQVYTAYHFENGSMSSLVSGPITDDKWSVAITELYHSPFFVDYEISNQDVYEGGLDPAQLFDYLHPKGLFSWSVVAYDENDKELRRSNGYRLDESLTEKLPFFTVRNRSITEADQLLLDGKHQQALDAYRSLIKENNDDDLALRMAVKVLNIVRQQTKDNSPLLREEMYHYIAKLSELTEKPFYAEMMMEKAEKEGDDEAFREWMEMYEQHGGDEN, via the coding sequence ATGAGAATAAAGATTAAGCATTTGCTTATAGTCGTTGTTGCTTTAAGTATGTCATTCCTGACAATTCAAGCTTTAGTGATCCCTATATGGAAAGAGAAACAAGTAGAGGCAGCGTTTCAGGCTGGTGATCCAGAAGCCTTTGAAATGATGAAGGCTTTAATAGATCAATCATGGACAATATCGAGAAAGTTAACTTTAATCGAGAGATACATTCTTGAACCTGAGCTTGGACAACGATATGACGTCTATGTGACACCGACATCATCTTCTTGGTCAGATAGGGGTTTCAGTAGAGGGTTTAAGACAGAGGACGTTCAATCCTATATTGATGAGTATATAGAGCGAGGAAGTGCAGACCGAATTTACTTTGATTATGCGCAGGCGTTAAAAGCAAAGACGATTGCAACAGAGAAATCGAAGGAAGAAGCGATTGCTTATATAGAAGAACAGAAGCAAGTCATTTTATCGAAACGTGAATTTGTTGATGAAGAATTGCTGCTCTTACAGCCAGAATATTTAAGGCAGTTAGGAAAAAAAGAGGAAGCATTAGAGTTTCTTGAGGCTTATCGAGCTCAGGAAGAGAAGCGACTGCAACATGCATTTGTATACGTTCCTTCAGAGAAATGGATTGTTTTAAAAGTGAAATTGTTACTAGAAGAAAATCTCCTTTCAGAGGCGCTGTCTGCAATTAAGGAATGGGAACAACAAAGGAAGAAAGCAGCTACGATGGAAGAGGACTGGTATGCCGACGAATCAGAACGAGTCAGTCAGTTGAAAAAGCAGCTACAACAAATGAAGGGTGACATCGAATTTCGAACCGTTACAGGCTATGTGAAAAAAGAGGATGGTACACCGGTTGTCGGAGCAGCTGTTGTAATGCGTGACGAAGAGGAATCCTATCGATCCATTAGTCCAATCGGAGAAGAAAATGAAACGAAAACAGATGAACAAGGTAAGTTCACTCTCACTGTCTTACCAGGAGATTATCAAATCGGCATCCGATTATTTTTTGAACAAATCGATGGGTATTCATGGCCAGTAGACCAGGAAGAAATCCTCCGTGTAACAGATCAAGATATTCAGTATGACATAGAGTTACGTCGACTTATGAATGTTACATCGCCTGTGAATTCCGAAGTGATAGAAGGCGAGACGATTACGTTTCAGTGGGAGGAAACCGATGCAGCTTATTATCAAGTATATACGGCCTATCATTTTGAAAATGGATCAATGTCTAGTTTAGTAAGTGGTCCAATCACAGATGATAAATGGAGTGTGGCAATTACGGAACTATATCACAGTCCGTTTTTTGTAGACTATGAAATTAGTAATCAAGACGTTTATGAAGGCGGACTCGATCCTGCTCAACTTTTTGACTACTTGCATCCAAAAGGGTTGTTTTCATGGTCGGTCGTTGCCTATGATGAAAATGACAAAGAACTACGCCGCAGCAATGGTTACCGTTTAGACGAATCACTCACAGAGAAACTTCCTTTTTTCACGGTTAGAAACCGGTCTATAACTGAAGCTGACCAACTATTGCTTGATGGGAAGCATCAACAAGCACTTGATGCATACCGATCCTTAATAAAAGAAAACAATGACGACGATCTCGCTCTTAGAATGGCCGTTAAAGTCCTAAATATCGTCCGTCAGCAAACAAAAGATAACTCCCCGCTGTTACGAGAGGAAATGTATCACTATATCGCCAAGCTATCTGAGTTGACAGAGAAACCTTTCTATGCAGAAATGATGATGGAAAAAGCAGAGAAGGAAGGAGATGACGAGGCGTTTAGAGAGTGGATGGAAATGTATGAGCAACACGGTGGAGATGAGAATTAG
- a CDS encoding RNA polymerase sigma factor — protein MEELVQRLKEKDEAAFKQCLELFSNECLRLASLVLKDRYEAEDVVQDAFVAAFDRIHQLQDSKKFKQWLVSIVINECRKRTRRWSFKHVFLRHADDHIEEGTVEDTPETEILRLLDGQSLVKAVQTLDQKYREIIALYYFQEFSVKEIVSMIDEKESTVKSRLARARKQLKDRLEGEQND, from the coding sequence ATGGAGGAGCTAGTACAGCGATTAAAAGAGAAGGATGAAGCGGCATTTAAGCAATGCCTCGAACTGTTCAGTAACGAATGCCTCAGGTTAGCTTCTCTAGTGTTGAAAGATCGCTATGAGGCAGAAGATGTCGTTCAAGATGCGTTTGTAGCTGCATTTGATCGGATTCATCAGTTACAGGATTCAAAGAAGTTTAAACAATGGCTCGTATCGATTGTGATCAATGAGTGCCGAAAAAGAACAAGGCGTTGGAGCTTTAAGCATGTTTTCTTAAGGCATGCTGATGATCATATAGAAGAGGGGACCGTCGAAGACACACCAGAAACGGAAATTCTTCGCTTACTTGATGGTCAATCTTTAGTAAAAGCAGTTCAAACCCTTGATCAAAAATATCGAGAAATCATTGCCTTGTATTATTTTCAGGAGTTTAGTGTGAAGGAGATTGTATCGATGATCGATGAAAAAGAAAGTACGGTGAAGAGTCGGCTGGCCAGGGCACGTAAGCAATTAAAAGACCGTTTAGAAGGTGAGCAAAATGACTGA